The following proteins come from a genomic window of Actinomycetota bacterium:
- a CDS encoding alkaline phosphatase family protein codes for MADEMLKDRALDVLLGDELKDVVDMVLLSREGELEAHARGGAVGFTAEGPRWVRGRDPLARQDPAAFSPLDAELAGVRPVSEDNQYPYAYSSVAQLFDDPRAPDLAVLHTPAHNWEERGGHRGEHGSLDLVQSRAPLIFAGAGVHARGRIATHARMVDVAPTLATLAGVPARGDGSILARQDGAVLKQVVDKRELPRQVVAFLWDGTNPNVMYAMADAGELPNVARLIAEGTTFGHGLIASFPSVTLANHTSAITGLHPGHHGILHNAYFDRSTGRQIITNAPQTWHLASNELRADAETIFEAVARSGRGFTAAVDEPTDRGAGYSTFDLLRRGEVPAVEGALPDPTNLPGATQEFVNLKREYGWASSADALAVLQAQQLWASVNGNPRPRLMWVNLILPDAGNHAGGPYSDIGHAALRDTDRRMGEILDAIDWGAGTTAFALLADHGMEESDPDCKGDFDEALTRAGIPFRDEGYGFIYLMP; via the coding sequence ATGGCGGATGAGATGCTCAAGGATCGCGCTCTCGATGTCTTGCTCGGCGACGAGCTGAAGGACGTCGTGGACATGGTCTTGCTCTCGCGCGAGGGTGAGCTCGAGGCGCATGCGCGCGGCGGAGCGGTCGGGTTCACCGCGGAGGGTCCTCGGTGGGTGCGCGGCCGGGATCCGCTGGCGCGCCAGGATCCTGCCGCGTTCTCTCCGCTCGACGCCGAGCTGGCCGGCGTGCGTCCGGTTAGCGAGGACAACCAGTATCCGTACGCGTACTCGTCCGTGGCGCAGCTGTTCGACGATCCGCGCGCTCCGGACCTCGCCGTCCTGCACACGCCGGCGCACAACTGGGAGGAGCGCGGCGGCCATCGTGGCGAGCACGGCTCGCTCGACCTCGTCCAGTCGCGCGCGCCGCTGATCTTCGCCGGCGCCGGCGTGCATGCCCGGGGCCGGATCGCTACGCACGCACGGATGGTGGACGTCGCGCCGACGCTCGCGACGCTCGCCGGTGTGCCGGCGCGAGGCGATGGGTCGATCCTTGCGCGTCAGGACGGAGCGGTCCTCAAACAGGTCGTGGACAAGCGCGAGCTGCCCCGACAGGTGGTGGCCTTCCTCTGGGACGGCACGAACCCGAACGTCATGTACGCGATGGCCGACGCCGGCGAGCTACCGAACGTCGCGAGACTCATAGCGGAGGGGACGACGTTCGGTCACGGGCTGATCGCGTCGTTCCCGAGCGTCACGCTGGCCAACCACACGTCGGCGATCACGGGCTTGCATCCCGGTCACCACGGGATCCTGCATAACGCCTACTTCGACCGTTCGACTGGGCGCCAGATCATCACCAACGCCCCCCAGACGTGGCACCTGGCGAGCAACGAGCTCCGCGCGGACGCCGAGACGATCTTCGAGGCAGTTGCGCGGTCCGGGCGGGGCTTCACGGCCGCCGTCGACGAGCCGACCGACCGAGGCGCCGGCTACTCCACCTTCGACCTTCTCCGGCGCGGTGAGGTGCCTGCGGTCGAGGGGGCGCTCCCGGACCCGACGAACTTGCCGGGTGCGACGCAAGAGTTCGTCAATCTCAAGCGGGAGTATGGATGGGCCTCGTCCGCCGATGCACTGGCCGTCCTTCAGGCGCAACAGCTCTGGGCAAGCGTGAACGGGAACCCTCGTCCCCGATTAATGTGGGTCAACCTGATCCTCCCCGACGCCGGCAACCACGCGGGGGGGCCGTACTCGGACATCGGCCACGCCGCGCTCCGCGATACCGACCGTCGGATGGGTGAGATCCTCGACGCGATCGACTGGGGGGCCGGAACCACCGCGTTCGCGCTTCTCGCCGACCACGGCATGGAAGAGAGCGACCCCGACTGCAAGGGCGACTTCGACGAAGCGCTCACCCGGGCCGGGATCCCGTTCCGCGACGAGGGGTACGGCTTCATCTATCTCATGCCCTGA
- a CDS encoding enoyl-CoA hydratase/isomerase family protein has translation MSEDPVLVERDDTGVVTITLNRPDIRNAMTPELSEAFSATIGSLRGDPAVRAVIITGGGKAFCAGGDLSWISPGPGADIPAIRAKMRAFYPKFLVVRTLDVPTIAAVNGAAVGAGLCVAMACDIRLAAEDAKLSTAFLRLGMHPGMAATYLLTRLVGTARAAELFFTARTVDGREAERLGLVNRAVAGGALLDEARSMAREIANNAPIPMGMVKRAIYLAERADLETMLEYEGLAQPITMGTADLLEGLDAVRGKRPPRFEGR, from the coding sequence ATGAGCGAGGATCCGGTACTCGTCGAGCGCGACGACACTGGCGTCGTCACGATCACCCTGAACCGGCCGGACATACGGAACGCGATGACGCCGGAGCTGTCGGAGGCGTTCAGCGCGACGATCGGGTCCCTGCGGGGCGACCCGGCGGTGCGAGCCGTGATCATCACCGGCGGAGGGAAGGCCTTCTGTGCCGGCGGCGATCTTTCGTGGATCAGCCCAGGACCCGGCGCAGACATCCCAGCGATCCGCGCGAAGATGCGCGCCTTCTATCCGAAGTTCCTCGTCGTGCGGACGCTCGACGTGCCGACGATCGCCGCGGTGAACGGAGCGGCCGTGGGAGCGGGATTGTGCGTCGCGATGGCTTGCGACATCCGCCTCGCCGCCGAGGACGCCAAGCTGTCGACCGCTTTCCTACGCCTCGGGATGCATCCGGGCATGGCGGCTACCTATCTCTTGACCCGTCTGGTCGGCACGGCGCGCGCCGCAGAGCTGTTCTTCACGGCGCGGACCGTGGACGGCCGCGAGGCGGAGCGGCTCGGCCTGGTCAACCGCGCGGTGGCGGGCGGGGCGCTGCTCGACGAGGCCCGGAGCATGGCACGTGAGATCGCGAACAACGCTCCGATCCCGATGGGGATGGTCAAGCGCGCGATCTACCTCGCCGAGCGAGCCGACCTCGAGACGATGCTGGAGTACGAGGGCCTGGCTCAGCCGATCACGATGGGGACAGCCGACCTGCTCGAGGGTCTGGATGCCGTGAGGGGGAAGCGCCCGCCTCGCTTCGAGGGCCGTTAG